CGCGATGCGGGCGCGGGGCGTCAGCGCGTCGGAGTTCCCGACCACGCTCGAAGCCGCCCGCCACTCCCGCGAGCTCGGGCTCGACAACGTCGCCGGCGCACCGAATGTGCTGCGCGGGCGCTCGCACGCCGGCAATGTCTCCGCGGGCGAGCTGGTCGCCGCCGGGCTCGTCGATGCGCTTGCCTCGGACTATCTGCCGAGCGGACTTCTCGCGGCGGCGTGGTCGCTCACCGCGAACGGCCTGACGACGCTGCCGCAGGCCGTCGGGCTCATCACCTCAGGACCGGCACACGTCGCCGGGCTGAAAGACCGCGGCCGACTCGAGGCTGGGCTGCGCGCCGACCTCGTCCTCGTCGACGACCGACACCACCGGTGGCCCCAACCGATCGCCACTCTCACGTCGTCGGGCGCTGACGTGACAGCCGGGAGCCTGGTATGAGGCCGGGCATCGTCGCGCACCGCGCGCCGCAGCCGTCCCTCGACTCACGGACCGACCCGTTACTGCGCGACGCCGCATTGGCGGCGGTCGATGCGGTCAACTCGTGCTGGGAACGCTTCGATCGCGCCGCGCTCGTCGAGGAGGTCAAGATCGGCGCCGACGGTACGCCGACGTACCGGCTCGATGACATCGTCGAAGGGCAGATCGCCGCGGTAGCGGCAAAGTACGGCGCCAATGTGCTCAGCGAAGAGCTCGGCTTCCTGGACGTCGGCAGCGCTCGCACGCTCGTCATCGACCCGCTCGACGGCTCTGCCAACGCCGCGGCCGGCGTACCACTCTCCTGTTTCTCCGGCGTGATCGTCGAAGACGGCACACCGCGTGAGGCGCTGACCGTGTGGCTCGAAGGCGGGCACGTGATGTGGGCCCGCGTCGGTGAG
The nucleotide sequence above comes from Epidermidibacterium keratini. Encoded proteins:
- a CDS encoding inositol monophosphatase family protein — encoded protein: MRPGIVAHRAPQPSLDSRTDPLLRDAALAAVDAVNSCWERFDRAALVEEVKIGADGTPTYRLDDIVEGQIAAVAAKYGANVLSEELGFLDVGSARTLVIDPLDGSANAAAGVPLSCFSGVIVEDGTPREALTVWLEGGHVMWARVGEPVDYATSGQRELGASALGLLRPKVGAFGDTTEAWVALTRQSNRVRILSTSALEAMLVGRGAIDAFADPGSDTHRLVDLAAAQVFLPAAGGVVLDAFGREIEFDTDMTRRWSGIVAASESLGQQVAQVITEHVNAGVVV